The Streptomyces sp. NBC_00162 genome window below encodes:
- a CDS encoding serine/threonine-protein kinase, with translation MGTAPNLSMYTGRPSALIGKQIAGYRVERMLGRGGMAVVYCAKDLRLDRTVALKLIAPERARDDTFRRRFTHESRVAASIDHPHIVPIFEAGETDGVLYIAMRYVAGLDMRALLDRDGPLPVATALRIAAQVASALDAAHEHDLVHRDVKPGNILVAAGTDSEHPEHIYLTDFGLTKKSLALTGFTTTGEFVGTLDYMAPEQISGRPVDGRCDLYSLACVVYESLAGGPPFERDDAAALLWAHQYDQPPLLNERRPEIASAADEVMQKALAKVPEDRYGSCLEFVAALRAATGNGGGHRADPSSPAGARSAGVSANPEPPPEPPAWARPVFHGPPGGP, from the coding sequence ATGGGCACGGCACCGAACCTGAGCATGTACACGGGCCGGCCGTCCGCCCTGATCGGGAAGCAGATCGCGGGCTACCGGGTGGAGCGCATGCTCGGCCGTGGCGGCATGGCCGTCGTCTACTGCGCGAAGGATCTGCGCCTGGACCGTACGGTCGCGCTCAAGCTGATCGCCCCGGAGCGGGCCCGCGACGACACCTTCCGGCGCCGCTTCACGCACGAATCGCGGGTGGCCGCGTCGATAGACCACCCGCACATCGTGCCGATCTTCGAAGCCGGTGAGACCGACGGGGTCCTGTACATCGCCATGCGTTACGTCGCCGGTCTGGACATGCGAGCCCTGCTGGACCGGGACGGCCCGCTCCCCGTCGCGACCGCCCTTCGTATCGCCGCCCAGGTGGCATCCGCGCTCGACGCGGCGCATGAGCACGATCTGGTGCACCGGGACGTCAAGCCCGGCAACATCCTGGTCGCCGCGGGCACCGACAGCGAGCACCCCGAACACATCTATCTCACGGACTTCGGACTGACGAAGAAGTCGCTGGCGCTCACCGGGTTCACCACCACGGGAGAGTTCGTCGGCACGCTCGACTACATGGCACCGGAACAGATCTCCGGCCGGCCGGTGGACGGCAGGTGCGATCTCTACAGCCTCGCCTGTGTCGTCTACGAATCCCTCGCCGGCGGGCCGCCCTTCGAGCGTGACGACGCCGCGGCGCTGCTGTGGGCGCACCAATACGACCAGCCCCCTCTCTTGAACGAGAGGAGGCCGGAAATCGCGTCCGCCGCCGACGAGGTCATGCAAAAGGCCCTCGCGAAGGTTCCCGAGGACCGTTACGGCTCGTGCCTGGAATTCGTGGCGGCCCTGCGCGCCGCCACCGGGAACGGTGGCGGCCATCGGGCCGATCCGTCATCCCCCGCGGGTGCCCGGTCTGCCGGGGTCTCGGCGAACCCCGAGCCGCCCCCGGAGCCTCCGGCCTGGGCCCGGCCTGTCTTCCACGGCCCGCCTGGGGGGCCGTAG
- a CDS encoding response regulator transcription factor — translation MSLTLTMPNAETTAPALAPREQEALRHIAAGCTYLQAARHMGLSKHTVDAYLRRIRAKLGINTTAEMTRLAISLGL, via the coding sequence ATGAGCCTCACACTCACCATGCCGAACGCCGAAACCACCGCACCCGCGCTGGCCCCGCGTGAGCAGGAGGCACTGCGACACATCGCAGCAGGGTGCACCTACCTGCAAGCGGCCCGCCACATGGGGCTCTCGAAGCACACGGTCGACGCCTACCTCCGCCGGATCCGCGCCAAGCTGGGCATCAACACCACGGCGGAAATGACCCGGCTGGCCATCTCCCTGGGGCTGTGA
- a CDS encoding SpoIIE family protein phosphatase, translating into MEQVPTSPGERPEQASASPESAYTATATISEQGIVTEWSEDARRLLGYVPSEVLGLPAAQLLADGAGDTAWRIPSGQERWSGTVALRHRDGRRLQLGLLAHRWTSTGGTAKWFVVSAVAGEPRTPRGVSLNEWAFTQSPCFMAIFDADLRLVRANAGMERTLSLTEAEMRGLRLPDIAPDPVSDETERKMRLVLETGEPQYEEAFVRPTGASTEHGWATSLAPLRDRDGRVHAVCLAAHDRTGIEGDRQLMLLPDDAGARIGTTMDSARTAQELADAAVPRFADFALVDLLEPPPRADEPPTGPVAGPVTVSRTAARSVLEGSPESRVAVGETVVYPPLSPPVECLAAGRGAVHGTSDSAVARWVAEDPGASWIRENGTHSMMVVPLRFGGTTLGLAVFGRHQRREPFQPEDLWLAQELTARAAASIHKARRFNREHTSTMTLQRSLLPQSLPHHAALETASRYLPAGTDAGVGGDWFDVIPLSGARVALVVGDVVGHGIRAAATMGRLRTAVRTLADVDLPPDELLTHLDDLIIHLSADEADRDGAGETAGGIGTTCLYVVYDPVTRHCTVARAGHPPPVVVSPEGSVYLLDVPAGPPLGLGGLPFETIDVELPEGSILALYTDGLLQPRERDIDEALDGMFAALSRPASTLDTVCDRVLTALLTHPPDDDVALLVARTRALHADKVVVWDLPSDPSIVSSARRHTTDQLTAWGLDEAAFVSELVVSELVTNAIRYGQPPIQLRLIHQDRTLICEVSDSSNTAPHMRRARTFDEGGRGLLLVAQLARRWGTRHASIGKTIWAEQSLVGY; encoded by the coding sequence ATGGAGCAAGTTCCCACCTCTCCTGGTGAGCGGCCGGAGCAGGCGAGCGCCTCCCCCGAGTCGGCGTACACGGCCACGGCCACCATCAGCGAGCAGGGCATCGTGACCGAGTGGAGCGAGGATGCCCGTCGGCTGCTCGGCTACGTGCCCTCCGAGGTACTGGGACTGCCCGCCGCCCAGCTGCTCGCCGACGGCGCCGGCGATACGGCGTGGCGGATCCCGTCCGGGCAGGAGCGGTGGAGCGGCACGGTGGCGCTGCGGCACCGGGACGGCCGGCGGCTGCAACTGGGGCTGCTCGCGCACCGCTGGACGTCCACCGGCGGGACCGCCAAGTGGTTCGTGGTGTCCGCCGTGGCGGGCGAGCCCCGCACGCCCCGGGGCGTATCGCTGAACGAATGGGCGTTCACCCAGTCCCCCTGCTTCATGGCGATCTTCGACGCGGACCTGCGGCTGGTGCGGGCGAACGCCGGCATGGAGCGCACGCTGTCCCTCACGGAGGCCGAGATGCGCGGGCTGCGCCTGCCGGACATCGCGCCGGATCCCGTGAGCGACGAGACCGAGCGGAAGATGCGCCTGGTGCTGGAGACCGGTGAGCCGCAGTACGAGGAGGCCTTCGTCCGCCCCACGGGCGCGAGCACGGAGCACGGCTGGGCGACCTCGCTGGCCCCTTTGCGGGACCGGGACGGCCGGGTGCACGCGGTGTGCCTGGCCGCGCACGACAGGACCGGGATCGAGGGCGACCGGCAGCTGATGCTCCTGCCGGACGACGCCGGCGCCCGCATCGGCACCACCATGGACAGCGCCCGCACCGCGCAGGAGCTGGCCGACGCCGCCGTCCCCCGGTTCGCCGATTTCGCGCTCGTCGACCTGCTGGAGCCTCCCCCGCGCGCTGACGAGCCGCCCACCGGCCCGGTGGCAGGTCCGGTCACCGTGTCCCGTACGGCCGCGCGGTCGGTCCTCGAAGGAAGCCCGGAGTCCCGGGTCGCCGTCGGAGAGACGGTCGTCTATCCGCCGCTGTCGCCTCCCGTCGAGTGTCTGGCCGCGGGCCGTGGCGCCGTGCACGGGACGAGCGACTCGGCCGTCGCCCGATGGGTGGCCGAGGACCCGGGGGCCTCCTGGATCCGAGAGAACGGGACCCACTCGATGATGGTGGTGCCGCTGCGTTTCGGCGGCACCACGCTCGGCCTGGCCGTGTTCGGCCGTCACCAGCGCCGGGAGCCCTTCCAGCCGGAAGACCTGTGGCTGGCCCAGGAGCTCACGGCCAGGGCGGCCGCCAGCATCCACAAGGCGCGCCGGTTCAACCGGGAGCACACCAGCACCATGACGCTGCAGCGCAGCCTGCTCCCGCAGTCGCTGCCCCATCACGCGGCGCTCGAGACCGCCTCCCGCTACCTGCCCGCCGGTACCGATGCCGGAGTGGGAGGCGACTGGTTCGACGTGATTCCGCTGTCCGGCGCCCGGGTGGCCCTGGTCGTGGGCGATGTCGTCGGCCACGGCATCCGTGCCGCCGCCACCATGGGCCGGCTGCGCACCGCGGTACGCACCCTGGCCGACGTCGACCTGCCGCCCGACGAGCTGCTCACCCACCTCGATGACCTGATCATCCACCTGTCGGCCGACGAGGCCGACCGGGACGGCGCCGGGGAAACGGCCGGGGGCATCGGCACCACCTGCCTGTACGTGGTCTACGACCCGGTCACCCGCCACTGCACCGTCGCCCGGGCCGGCCACCCGCCGCCCGTCGTGGTCTCCCCGGAAGGCTCCGTGTACCTCCTCGACGTCCCGGCCGGCCCGCCGCTGGGCCTGGGGGGCCTGCCCTTCGAGACCATCGACGTCGAGCTTCCCGAGGGCAGCATCCTCGCCCTTTACACCGATGGTCTGCTGCAACCCCGTGAGCGCGACATCGACGAGGCCCTGGACGGCATGTTCGCGGCCCTCTCCCGTCCCGCCTCCACGCTGGACACGGTCTGCGACCGCGTGCTGACGGCTCTGCTGACTCACCCTCCCGATGACGACGTCGCCCTGCTCGTCGCCCGGACCCGGGCCCTCCACGCCGACAAGGTCGTCGTCTGGGACCTGCCCTCCGACCCCTCCATCGTCTCCAGCGCCCGTCGGCACACCACCGACCAGCTGACGGCCTGGGGGCTCGACGAGGCCGCGTTCGTCAGCGAGCTCGTGGTCAGCGAGCTGGTCACCAATGCCATCCGCTACGGCCAGCCGCCCATCCAGCTCCGGCTGATCCACCAGGACCGCACCCTGATCTGCGAAGTCTCCGACTCGAGCAATACCGCCCCGCACATGCGGCGCGCCCGGACCTTCGACGAGGGCGGGCGGGGCCTGCTGCTGGTCGCCCAGCTGGCGAGGCGCTGGGGCACCCGGCACGCCTCGATCGGCAAGACCATCTGGGCCGAGCAGTCCCTGGTCGGGTACTGA
- a CDS encoding 4'-phosphopantetheinyl transferase family protein: protein MSPAAVHPAFPSIAPGHVHRWGGARVIVARRTDLGQAGQAPPLSPAERHLVRALPAWRQAEWVAGRLLAKRLVGEFVAAPAQDVEILPRDDGSPGVVVGGSPMHAVNVSISHTSRYVAAALAPEPVGVDLCERVSAAAVRRVADHAFSPGELSLVGTDRPDALAGAWALKEAAVKADRSGVFGAAPRHIAILGLRPPVLGGRRRAMVWQAGDAVLALVLARP from the coding sequence ATGAGCCCCGCGGCCGTGCACCCCGCCTTCCCGTCGATCGCGCCGGGACACGTCCACCGGTGGGGCGGAGCCCGCGTCATCGTGGCCCGGCGTACCGACCTCGGCCAGGCAGGCCAGGCACCGCCTCTCTCCCCGGCCGAACGGCACTTGGTCCGGGCGCTGCCGGCCTGGCGGCAGGCCGAGTGGGTGGCCGGCCGGCTGCTCGCCAAGCGCCTGGTCGGCGAGTTCGTCGCCGCGCCGGCGCAGGACGTGGAGATCCTCCCGCGTGACGACGGCAGCCCCGGCGTCGTCGTCGGCGGCAGCCCGATGCATGCCGTGAACGTCTCCATCAGCCACACCTCCCGATACGTCGCCGCGGCCCTCGCACCGGAACCGGTCGGCGTGGACCTGTGCGAGAGGGTTTCGGCCGCCGCGGTACGCCGTGTCGCGGACCACGCCTTCTCGCCCGGGGAGCTCTCCCTCGTCGGTACGGACCGGCCGGATGCCCTGGCAGGCGCCTGGGCGCTGAAGGAAGCCGCGGTCAAGGCCGACCGCAGCGGCGTCTTCGGCGCCGCTCCGCGCCACATCGCGATCCTCGGCCTGCGGCCGCCCGTACTCGGCGGACGGCGCCGCGCGATGGTGTGGCAGGCGGGAGACGCGGTCCTCGCCCTTGTCCTCGCCCGCCCGTGA